The following coding sequences are from one Salvia hispanica cultivar TCC Black 2014 chromosome 3, UniMelb_Shisp_WGS_1.0, whole genome shotgun sequence window:
- the LOC125209728 gene encoding uncharacterized protein LOC125209728 produces MASSRAGGSGGGASDSDGDSDNELDLAVQEAIDRLPRQRQQAAPAVPRPIHRRRHVPRDHIAAHIRLHEDYFAPQPRFGDALFRRRFRMHRHLFMHIVGALERRYEFFRIREDAAGKPGHTAIQKCAAAIRQLAYGGPTDMFDEYFHIGESSAVECLLNFCAGVRSIFGDQYLRCSSPEDCQRLINMHGSVHGFPGMLGSIDC; encoded by the exons ATGGCGAGCAGTCGTGCGGGTGGTAGTGGCGGAGgcgctagtgatagtgatGGTGATAGTGATAATGAATTGGATCTCGCTGTGCAAGAGGCGATTGATCGATTGCCCCGGCAGCGGCAGCAGGCAGCGCCGGCAGTACCTCGGCCGATCCATCGCCGACGTCATGTACCCCGGGACCACATTGCTGCACATATTCGGTTGCATGAGGACTACTTTGCTCCGCAGCCGCGTTTTGGGGATGCCTTATTCCGGCgacgttttaggatgcatcgtcatctgtttatgcatatcgtGGGTGCGTTAGAGAGAAGATACGAGTTTTTCAGGATCAGAGAGGATGCGGCTGGCAAACCCGGACACACGGCAATACAGAAGTGTGCTGCCGCAATCAGGCAACTGGCGTATGGAGGCCCGaccgacatgttcgacgagtacttCCACATTGGCGAGTCTTCAGCCGTTGAGTGTCTGCTGAATTTTTGCGCGGGCGTTAGATCGATATTCGGGGATCAGTATCTACGGTGTTCGAGCCCCGAAGACTGCCAGCGGCTGATAAATATGCACGGGTCGGTGCACGGGTTTCCTgggatgttgggcagcatagatt GTTGA
- the LOC125209729 gene encoding uncharacterized protein LOC125209729 has translation MPPVDLENLVSACAGGICSDSKVTCETLAGDSAAVAAVADPDLPPESFWLSKDAEYDWFEHHTFFERKDSGGRGGGSSLTADAQSNSSSQRFSFSRKSKAAILGLPKTQKATFVDPKRRPCNKPVTVRLFPKRPEPAGKSAVPVEPGSPKVSCIGRVRSKRGRRRSGSLRRREKAAEKSSRGGGEEEEKKQKAGFYTKMMGMFRSKRSRSKKGPRSGSRRAGDEAKAGAELQRWSASSRVRELPGEAPGLGGLNRFASGRRSASSWAAEDLSETVSGSDRHVGVVSWS, from the coding sequence ATGCCTCCGGTTGATCTCGAGAATCTAGTCTCCGCCTGCGCCGGCGGCATCTGCAGCGACAGCAAAGTCACCTGCGAGACGCTCGCAGGCGACAGCGCTGCTGTCGCCGCCGTCGCCGATCCTGACCTTCCGCCGGAATCCTTCTGGCTGTCGAAGGACGCGGAGTACGATTGGTTCGAACACCACACCTTCTTCGAGCGGAAGGACTCCGGCGGCAGGGGCGGCGGCTCGAGTCTGACTGCAGACGCGCAGTCGAACTCGAGCTCGCAGCGATTCTCCTTCAGCAGGAAGTCGAAAGCCGCGATCCTCGGATTGCCGAAGACGCAGAAGGCGACCTTCGTCGACCCAAAGCGCCGGCCGTGCAATAAACCGGTGACCGTCCGGCTTTTTCCAAAACGACCCGAACCGGCCGGGAAATCGGCGGTTCCGGTCGAACCGGGTTCGCCCAAGGTGTCCTGTATTGGGCGGGTCCGGTCCAAGCGCGGCCGGCGCCGGTCCGGTTCGCTGAGGAGGAGGGAGAAGGCGGCGGAGAAATCGAGTCGCGGAGgaggggaggaggaggagaagaagcaGAAGGCCGGTTTTTATACTAAGATGATGGGGATGTTCCGGTCGAAGAGGAGCCGGAGTAAGAAGGGGCCGCGGTCGGGGAGTAGGAGGGCCGGGGATGAGGCAAAGGCAGGGGCGGAGCTGCAGCGGTGGAGCGCGAGTTCGAGAGTGCGAGAATTGCCGGGTGAGGCGCCCGGTTTGGGTGGATTGAACCGGTTTGCTTCGGGTCGGCGGTCGGCTTCTTCGTGGGCGGCTGAGGATTTGAGTGAGACGGTTTCCGGTTCGGACCGGCACGTGGGAGTCGTGAGTTGGAGCTGA